One window of Akkermansia biwaensis genomic DNA carries:
- a CDS encoding pyrimidine dimer DNA glycosylase/endonuclease V yields the protein MRLWSLHPSYLDSAGLVALWREGLLARKVLSGQTKGYIHHPQLHRFRETPHPLQTLDAYLKAVYDESLRRGYHFDPQKITPMEPLPLLLLPDKQLEYEFRHLLNKLRKRDLLRYASLLTAPFILPHPLFRVEPGEMCPWEKPREEQ from the coding sequence ATGAGGCTCTGGTCCCTTCACCCGTCATATCTGGATTCCGCCGGACTGGTCGCCCTGTGGCGGGAAGGTCTGCTGGCCCGGAAAGTGCTCTCCGGCCAGACCAAAGGCTACATCCATCATCCCCAGCTCCACCGTTTCCGGGAAACTCCCCATCCTCTTCAAACGCTGGACGCCTACCTGAAAGCCGTTTATGACGAATCCCTCCGCAGGGGCTACCATTTCGACCCTCAGAAAATCACACCCATGGAACCGCTCCCCCTTCTTCTCCTGCCGGACAAGCAACTGGAATACGAATTCCGCCATCTCCTGAACAAGCTACGGAAAAGGGATCTCCTCCGTTACGCCTCCCTGCTCACAGCTCCATTCATCCTCCCCCACCCCCTCTTTCGGGTGGAACCGGGGGAAATGTGCCCCTGGGAAAAACCCCGGGAGGAACAATGA
- a CDS encoding 2-oxo acid dehydrogenase subunit E2 encodes MSDILIPSFGESITAATVAAWHKGSGDAVARGDTLVTLETDKVSTDLEADEDGMLEILVPEGAEAPIGAVLGRIAPSAGTSVPEKEEATVLPEPENTPQPDVKKAASPPEELPEQAHEPSETLREKQSAGPEQAAPRFIRKPMSPLRRTIAARLAQVQHQAAILTTFNECDMSAVMELRRQFNASFRERYGTKLGLMGFFIKAAVKALKEVPQVNAKIDGTDIVENLYYDISVAIGTDKGLMVPVLRDCDRKTLPELELELAALAEKARKGALSMQDLQGGCFTISNGGTYGSLLSTPILNPPQSGILGMHAIQERPVVRDGQITIRPMMYLALSYDHRLVDGKQAVQFLIAVKNAVENPVFEL; translated from the coding sequence ATGAGCGACATCCTGATCCCCAGTTTCGGAGAATCCATCACCGCCGCCACCGTAGCCGCATGGCACAAGGGCTCCGGAGACGCAGTAGCCAGAGGAGACACCCTGGTCACGCTGGAAACGGACAAAGTCTCCACGGATCTGGAAGCGGATGAGGACGGCATGCTGGAAATCCTCGTACCGGAAGGAGCTGAAGCCCCCATCGGAGCCGTTCTGGGCCGCATTGCCCCGTCCGCCGGAACTTCCGTTCCGGAAAAGGAAGAGGCCACCGTGCTTCCGGAACCGGAAAACACCCCGCAGCCGGACGTAAAAAAGGCGGCATCTCCTCCGGAGGAACTCCCGGAACAGGCGCACGAACCGTCGGAAACGCTACGGGAAAAGCAATCCGCCGGGCCGGAACAGGCCGCACCCCGCTTCATCAGGAAACCCATGAGCCCCCTGCGCCGCACCATCGCGGCCCGGCTGGCACAAGTCCAGCACCAGGCGGCCATCCTCACCACCTTCAATGAATGCGACATGAGCGCCGTCATGGAACTGCGCAGGCAATTCAACGCCTCCTTCCGGGAAAGGTACGGCACCAAGCTCGGCCTCATGGGTTTCTTCATCAAGGCCGCCGTCAAGGCGCTCAAGGAAGTGCCGCAGGTCAACGCCAAAATAGACGGCACGGACATCGTGGAAAACCTGTACTACGACATCTCCGTCGCCATCGGCACGGACAAGGGCCTCATGGTGCCCGTCTTGAGGGACTGCGACCGGAAAACGCTCCCGGAACTGGAACTGGAACTCGCCGCGCTGGCGGAAAAAGCACGAAAGGGCGCCCTTTCCATGCAGGACCTGCAGGGAGGGTGCTTCACCATATCCAACGGGGGCACGTACGGTTCCCTGCTCTCCACCCCCATCCTGAACCCGCCCCAGAGCGGCATTCTGGGCATGCACGCCATCCAGGAACGCCCCGTCGTCCGAGACGGCCAAATCACCATTCGACCCATGATGTACCTGGCCCTCTCCTACGACCACCGCCTGGTGGACGGAAAACAGGCCGTGCAATTCCTCATCGCCGTGAAAAACGCCGTGGAAAACCCGGTATTCGAGCTGTAG
- a CDS encoding cytidylate kinase family protein, giving the protein MADYHVRRSIGEHILRSFVLVAALFIMSLGIALSAKASLGVSPISCTPYVLSLALPLSMGTITILMHLSFVAVQAALLKRQFRPVHLLQIPVVFVFGMLTDFSMWLVSPLEPAGYAWSAVICLLSCVILGFGVFMQVKADAVLLAAEGMNLAFVKLFKWEFGAVKTGMDCTLVCIGLACSFFLLHGLSGIREGTVVAAILVGMIVRFFNKHVFWLDRLLERAARPGAMREPLPSAETAAYAPDAPLVISIDREYGSGGHAIGAMIAERLGIQFYDSELVYLTAAQSGLTPDYIRRHEQQLASRFLYELYAQNYAYTAEEQPPEDATFLAQSKVIRDIAAKHACVIVGRCANFILKGRPNLFSVFLHADPATRMQRVVENYGVSPRSVARTMDTMDSRRRNHCLHYTGQELGNARLYDLCINTSDYGLERTAELILEAVKTRTQETSAPEPVPAAEQTPSPANAENLQGEIALA; this is encoded by the coding sequence ATGGCAGACTATCACGTACGGAGAAGCATTGGAGAACACATCCTGCGCAGCTTCGTCCTGGTGGCGGCCCTCTTCATCATGTCCCTGGGCATCGCCCTGTCCGCCAAGGCCAGCCTGGGGGTTTCCCCCATCTCCTGCACGCCCTATGTCCTCAGCCTGGCCCTCCCGCTGAGCATGGGGACCATCACCATCCTCATGCACCTGAGCTTTGTCGCCGTGCAAGCAGCCCTGCTCAAAAGGCAGTTCCGGCCCGTCCACCTGCTCCAGATCCCCGTGGTCTTCGTCTTCGGCATGCTGACGGACTTCTCCATGTGGCTGGTATCTCCGCTGGAACCGGCGGGGTACGCCTGGTCCGCAGTAATCTGCCTGCTGAGCTGCGTCATTCTGGGCTTCGGAGTCTTCATGCAGGTCAAGGCGGACGCCGTCCTGCTGGCGGCGGAAGGCATGAACCTGGCGTTCGTCAAACTCTTCAAATGGGAATTCGGAGCCGTGAAAACCGGCATGGACTGCACGCTCGTCTGCATCGGCCTCGCCTGTTCGTTTTTCCTGCTGCACGGCCTCTCCGGCATCCGGGAAGGAACCGTCGTGGCCGCCATTCTGGTGGGCATGATCGTCCGGTTCTTCAACAAACACGTATTCTGGCTGGACAGGCTGCTGGAACGCGCCGCACGGCCCGGCGCCATGCGGGAACCCCTGCCTTCCGCGGAAACGGCGGCCTACGCTCCGGATGCGCCTCTGGTCATCTCTATTGACCGGGAATACGGCTCCGGCGGCCACGCCATCGGCGCCATGATCGCGGAACGGCTCGGCATCCAATTCTACGACTCGGAACTGGTGTACCTCACTGCGGCGCAAAGCGGCCTCACGCCGGACTACATCCGCAGGCATGAACAACAGCTCGCCAGCCGCTTCCTTTACGAGCTCTACGCCCAGAACTACGCCTACACGGCGGAAGAACAGCCGCCGGAAGACGCAACCTTCCTGGCCCAGAGCAAAGTCATCCGGGACATCGCCGCCAAACACGCCTGCGTCATCGTGGGCCGCTGCGCCAACTTCATCCTGAAAGGCCGTCCCAACCTGTTCAGCGTCTTCCTCCATGCCGACCCCGCTACGCGCATGCAGCGCGTCGTGGAAAACTACGGCGTCTCTCCCCGCAGCGTAGCCCGGACAATGGACACGATGGACTCTCGCCGCCGCAACCACTGCCTGCACTACACCGGCCAGGAACTCGGCAACGCGCGCCTTTACGACTTGTGCATCAACACATCGGACTACGGCCTGGAACGCACCGCGGAACTCATCCTGGAAGCCGTCAAAACCCGGACGCAGGAAACTTCCGCCCCGGAACCCGTGCCCGCGGCGGAACAAACGCCCTCCCCCGCGAACGCGGAAAACCTTCAGGGAGAAATCGCCCTGGCCTGA
- a CDS encoding autotransporter domain-containing protein: protein MTLLAALLACLSTPHAATAAELTWTGAEGNNVWTLNGTPDSSPWNGNAVYTDEDTVIFGTLEGQTLVEALISSTVTPAGLTFNSDTTSYTLKGTGAMAGGGTLSKSGTSTLRLETSNTNFSGTINLDGGVLELGADGVLGTGKIVWGGGTVKYGEGVTTDISNNMNAVTAGKDTIRIDTNGNNVVWSAYTRSKFAYVKTGDGALTLKPTSANTFEKDLTIEQGTLAFDSTNGAITFTANIKGNGGQLEKMGANALIINTSSALADYQGVVKVSSGTLQLGSANGSKLEFTGADIVVGDATLKLNGNGNNLHSVSNNIDLLNGAEIYIGNSSGPTEGSYQYTLSGNIRIGQSATDVVDITTQYAKTIGLTGTLSGEGTLQYLSVNNGTDDLANRKLFITGENTDFTGTVNVGSPDGTGDAPVKKRALVLAHQNALVNATVNLFNEDGYLQINNADKTGNIAGLNGKGIIAGESSGVAADSPDTLNLVQKDGLNTFTGTIADTVSLVRSGAGTFIFAGTNNGRITSSEGTLQLGNAAGDYTAGNVNIAGGSLNIGGSGTLSHVSVSSPAFGTGVNIFMDIMGAENDQLTYTGAGAVEVGGLSFNIDLASSTEDAYTLFTATTGTFTSNGELHFLGLNRGAAATISLSDDGKSVVLNVTEKGEHGNLVWNGGGEGIWITEGTAENSPWDITGNGDNKFYTGDHVTFDGTAAADKRSVAISGNVSPGSITVTADGYVFGGSGSITGGGKLTMDAEDGTLTINTANAYTGGTELLKGNIAVNHAQAFGSGSVAMATGTGLTLGNGITLANSISMTGDGIFTISGDKTATLNGLLSDTAENSAGKLVKSGDGTLVLGNASNTYTGGTQITGGTLSFDYATRTALGTGGIEVGQDSTLLYAVNASGGKTTSLFSNNVTGTGTIILDNTGQDETKINNAVFAGFEGELVLRGNLRFHGETGDSLASIQAITVESGTHLYMDNESSAGTPWNQNFTIAGTGTGTGNDKAGALRMDNTTISGNLTLSADASIIVYIAGTSTISGNLIGGDHVLTFNPNNNADRKLVLSGASVAAGGIGSTRAGTLILGGGTGEDSQNTVAELGAGGLNLNANTVLELNNVTIRATEQWAQSVGSNTVTLADGTTNTIDTNKTDITFTGNVGGEGSLVKDGDGTLPIGAGSNYTGETTVSGGTLNMNGAALAGNISLGYGSLANAQNATGNISIRQDTPDREPSSVSLGGMSGSKLNSYQGSASRTEDKAASVTNIGSGNISLSNSTLGISSDMVGDGSGAVFSFSTAADGSVTLSGNLLLQLTDSAAEYLLKDPNNSPLINITNGTLTLGGGTTISFDTPYNIYGSFFDSSVTSNGGSLVLQPKEGGSDWLIQKENDPPLTFNDTNKTIMESMGGIHNNGIINIDITGTEEMQLKNLEGASSSAQINTGGNEGLTLILVNAGDITHSTYQGSIEGDAAIRKEGAEYAMSIGGNVRTSSLDVVESTLSIGGKLTTAQATVMEDGELVLNGTGSSIDALNITSGRLTLGKNATAFVDSLMAYSSSPQKGMINLGSGSELTILSTTALSMAVTGSGTFTVSGAGNTFSLTQDGSISNDTTLALRDGASTTVDGVLSLGALAGDGTVDLDGGMLELHNASAVFSGIFRNTGTIQMNGTGSQTLVGPGSADVNLGITQGTLVLRGNGVTYGHVVVGNVGTLSLVSDNGVPHLHTTKDFFMGDGSTLDIHMNVTSSSELGAAVSSAGTVHVGDASINLYNDASSSFNAENRTLDFVLMEGNGGTTATLGSGHKLTAGFLSLLYNLRLEAQGSNIVLLGDERTDSPYLAASTTHNSLAGGALLNESKWIIAGDQTSNLYLISDSIARDMENGNMASATRKLAAVAGSTVNALGTAQRDALREQMGWIRNRTNQMGVNPAYINEDLPYFHMWMEGTGSYAQLDTKGDESGYKLTTWGGTFGVDVDLSDSFTMGAAFTANYGDLTASAADTADGHLDSYYANLFGRYQSKRWAHTLILTGGWNDAKLNRTVDYGAGSYRTEGSTNGWGLGAMYELTYDIYLNEDRSSILQPLFNASVVTTRMDGYRETGAGNAGLSVDKQEWTTGTLALGGRWMGLVGSNLFGREALAELRVNAAQDLGDDRGETAVGFLANPGYTQQVRGAKVGRTALQIGAGLSVPVGTQGTIFVNGNADIRDGASSLNGSIGYRYDF, encoded by the coding sequence ATGACGCTTTTGGCAGCTCTCCTCGCATGTCTTTCCACCCCCCATGCCGCCACCGCCGCCGAACTGACCTGGACAGGGGCGGAAGGCAATAACGTGTGGACTCTGAACGGCACCCCGGACAGTTCCCCCTGGAACGGGAACGCCGTTTACACGGATGAGGATACCGTCATATTCGGAACCCTGGAGGGACAGACACTTGTTGAAGCCCTCATTTCCAGCACGGTAACGCCTGCGGGACTTACTTTTAACTCCGACACCACCAGCTACACGCTGAAAGGGACCGGAGCCATGGCAGGAGGCGGAACCCTCAGCAAATCCGGGACTTCCACCCTGCGCCTTGAAACATCCAACACCAACTTCTCCGGCACCATCAATCTGGATGGAGGCGTTCTGGAGCTGGGCGCCGATGGCGTGCTGGGAACGGGAAAAATCGTCTGGGGAGGAGGTACGGTCAAATACGGAGAAGGCGTCACCACAGACATATCCAACAACATGAACGCTGTAACGGCTGGCAAGGATACCATTCGGATTGACACCAATGGAAACAACGTGGTGTGGTCCGCATATACGCGCAGTAAATTTGCCTACGTCAAAACCGGTGACGGAGCCCTGACGCTCAAACCAACTTCAGCGAACACTTTTGAGAAGGATTTAACCATTGAGCAGGGAACCTTGGCATTTGACAGCACCAACGGCGCAATTACATTCACCGCGAACATCAAAGGCAACGGCGGCCAGCTTGAAAAAATGGGCGCGAATGCGCTGATCATCAATACCAGCTCTGCCCTGGCGGACTACCAGGGTGTCGTGAAGGTTTCTTCAGGAACCCTCCAACTGGGGAGCGCCAATGGAAGCAAGCTGGAATTCACCGGGGCCGATATCGTGGTGGGAGACGCCACCCTGAAGCTGAACGGCAACGGCAACAATCTCCATTCCGTCTCCAACAACATTGATCTGCTCAACGGTGCGGAAATCTATATCGGGAACTCCTCCGGTCCGACCGAGGGTTCCTACCAGTACACGCTCTCCGGCAATATCCGGATCGGACAATCCGCCACGGACGTCGTAGATATCACTACCCAATATGCAAAAACAATCGGACTGACAGGGACACTGAGCGGTGAAGGCACACTTCAATATCTTTCCGTAAACAATGGGACCGATGACCTGGCAAATAGGAAATTATTTATCACCGGAGAAAACACGGACTTTACCGGTACGGTGAACGTAGGCTCTCCTGATGGGACCGGAGACGCTCCCGTAAAGAAAAGAGCCCTGGTCCTGGCCCATCAGAACGCGTTGGTCAACGCCACAGTCAACCTGTTCAATGAAGACGGCTACCTGCAGATCAACAATGCGGATAAAACCGGCAACATAGCCGGATTGAACGGAAAAGGCATTATTGCGGGGGAAAGTTCCGGAGTAGCGGCCGATTCTCCCGATACGCTGAACCTCGTCCAGAAAGATGGTCTGAACACCTTCACCGGGACGATTGCCGATACGGTCAGCCTGGTCAGGTCCGGCGCCGGAACCTTCATCTTCGCGGGAACGAACAACGGCCGGATCACCTCTTCGGAAGGAACGCTGCAGCTCGGCAACGCCGCCGGGGATTATACCGCGGGCAATGTCAACATTGCGGGCGGTTCCCTGAACATTGGCGGCTCCGGCACCCTTTCCCATGTAAGTGTCTCTTCACCGGCCTTCGGTACGGGAGTGAACATCTTCATGGACATCATGGGGGCGGAAAACGACCAGCTCACCTATACGGGAGCTGGAGCAGTGGAAGTAGGCGGCCTTTCCTTCAACATTGACCTTGCCTCCTCCACGGAAGACGCCTACACGCTGTTCACCGCCACTACGGGAACTTTCACCAGCAATGGTGAGCTCCATTTCCTCGGCCTGAACCGCGGGGCCGCCGCCACCATTTCACTGTCGGACGACGGAAAATCCGTTGTCCTGAATGTGACGGAGAAGGGTGAACACGGAAATCTGGTCTGGAATGGCGGCGGAGAGGGTATCTGGATAACGGAAGGAACCGCTGAAAATTCCCCCTGGGATATCACCGGCAACGGCGACAACAAATTCTACACGGGAGACCATGTCACATTTGACGGAACTGCGGCTGCGGACAAACGCTCCGTCGCCATTTCCGGAAACGTCAGCCCCGGCTCCATCACGGTCACTGCGGACGGCTACGTATTCGGCGGCAGCGGTTCCATCACGGGCGGCGGCAAGCTGACGATGGACGCGGAGGACGGTACCCTGACGATCAACACGGCGAACGCCTACACCGGAGGAACGGAACTGCTCAAAGGCAACATAGCCGTCAACCATGCACAGGCTTTCGGCTCGGGAAGCGTTGCCATGGCCACAGGAACAGGCCTCACGCTGGGCAACGGCATTACCCTTGCCAACAGCATTTCCATGACGGGAGACGGCATCTTTACCATTTCCGGAGACAAAACGGCCACATTGAACGGCCTTCTGTCCGATACGGCGGAAAACTCCGCAGGAAAACTTGTCAAGTCCGGCGATGGAACGCTCGTCCTTGGAAATGCTTCCAATACCTACACGGGGGGAACGCAAATCACGGGCGGCACCCTGTCATTTGACTACGCAACCAGAACCGCACTGGGAACCGGAGGCATAGAGGTGGGCCAGGACAGCACCCTGCTCTATGCCGTCAATGCCAGCGGCGGGAAAACCACTTCCCTTTTCTCCAACAACGTCACAGGTACGGGAACAATTATCCTCGACAATACGGGGCAGGATGAGACCAAAATCAACAATGCCGTTTTTGCAGGATTCGAAGGAGAACTCGTCTTGCGTGGAAACCTGAGATTCCATGGTGAAACCGGAGACAGCCTGGCATCCATCCAGGCAATTACGGTGGAATCCGGCACGCACCTTTACATGGATAACGAAAGCTCGGCTGGCACCCCGTGGAACCAGAATTTCACGATCGCCGGAACGGGTACGGGCACGGGAAATGACAAGGCGGGAGCTCTGCGCATGGACAACACCACCATTTCCGGAAATCTCACCCTGAGCGCCGACGCCAGCATCATTGTCTATATTGCCGGAACTTCCACCATCTCCGGCAACCTGATCGGCGGGGACCACGTACTCACATTCAACCCCAATAACAATGCCGACCGGAAACTGGTCCTTTCCGGAGCCAGCGTAGCCGCGGGCGGAATCGGAAGCACACGGGCCGGCACGCTCATTCTGGGCGGCGGTACAGGAGAAGACAGCCAAAATACCGTAGCGGAACTTGGCGCCGGAGGGCTGAACTTGAACGCCAATACGGTTCTGGAGCTCAACAATGTCACCATCCGGGCCACAGAACAATGGGCGCAGAGCGTGGGTTCAAATACCGTTACTCTGGCGGACGGTACCACGAACACCATTGACACCAACAAAACGGACATCACCTTCACAGGAAATGTGGGAGGCGAAGGCTCCCTGGTCAAGGATGGAGACGGTACGCTTCCCATCGGTGCAGGCAGCAATTACACCGGAGAAACAACCGTCAGCGGGGGCACCCTGAACATGAACGGAGCGGCTCTGGCCGGAAACATCTCCCTGGGCTACGGCTCCCTGGCAAACGCGCAGAACGCCACGGGGAACATCTCTATCCGGCAGGACACGCCCGACAGGGAACCCTCTTCCGTTTCCCTGGGCGGCATGTCCGGCAGTAAGCTCAACTCCTACCAAGGATCAGCCAGCCGCACGGAAGACAAGGCCGCCAGCGTCACAAACATTGGCAGTGGGAACATTTCCCTGTCCAATTCCACTCTGGGCATCTCCTCGGACATGGTGGGAGACGGCAGCGGCGCGGTATTTTCCTTCTCCACTGCCGCAGACGGCAGCGTTACCCTATCCGGAAATCTGCTGCTCCAATTAACGGACAGTGCTGCGGAGTATCTTTTGAAAGATCCGAATAATTCTCCCCTCATCAACATCACCAACGGTACATTGACCCTGGGAGGCGGAACCACGATAAGCTTTGATACTCCCTATAATATCTACGGCTCCTTCTTCGATTCCAGCGTCACCTCCAACGGAGGCTCCCTGGTATTGCAACCCAAGGAGGGAGGTTCCGACTGGCTGATTCAGAAAGAAAATGATCCTCCCCTGACTTTTAACGATACGAACAAGACAATAATGGAGTCCATGGGGGGCATCCACAACAATGGAATTATCAATATCGATATAACCGGAACGGAGGAAATGCAGCTCAAAAATCTGGAAGGAGCCTCGTCCTCCGCCCAGATCAATACGGGCGGCAATGAGGGGCTGACCCTTATCTTGGTCAACGCCGGAGATATCACCCATTCCACCTACCAAGGCTCCATTGAAGGAGACGCGGCCATCCGCAAAGAAGGGGCCGAATATGCCATGAGCATCGGCGGCAATGTGCGGACAAGCAGCCTGGATGTAGTGGAAAGCACGCTATCCATCGGCGGAAAGCTGACAACAGCGCAGGCCACGGTTATGGAAGACGGCGAGCTGGTTCTGAACGGAACGGGCAGCAGCATTGATGCACTGAATATAACAAGTGGCAGACTCACTCTTGGTAAAAACGCCACCGCTTTCGTGGACAGCCTGATGGCATACTCTTCCTCGCCCCAGAAAGGAATGATAAACCTGGGCAGCGGCTCGGAACTGACCATCCTTTCCACCACCGCCCTGAGTATGGCCGTTACGGGAAGCGGAACCTTCACCGTGAGCGGCGCCGGAAACACCTTCTCCCTGACGCAGGACGGCTCCATCAGCAATGACACCACGCTGGCTCTCCGGGACGGCGCGTCCACTACGGTGGACGGCGTGCTCAGTCTGGGCGCCCTGGCAGGGGACGGCACCGTTGATCTCGACGGGGGAATGCTTGAGCTGCACAACGCTTCCGCCGTCTTCTCCGGTATCTTCCGGAATACAGGTACCATTCAGATGAACGGAACGGGTTCCCAGACACTGGTCGGTCCCGGCTCTGCGGACGTCAACCTCGGCATCACTCAGGGAACGCTGGTTCTCCGGGGCAACGGCGTGACTTACGGCCATGTAGTCGTCGGAAACGTCGGTACGCTCAGCCTGGTTTCCGACAACGGGGTGCCCCATTTGCATACCACCAAAGACTTCTTCATGGGTGACGGCTCCACGCTGGACATTCACATGAATGTTACTTCCTCCTCCGAGCTGGGAGCAGCCGTATCCTCCGCGGGCACCGTCCATGTGGGAGACGCTTCCATCAATCTTTACAACGACGCGTCTTCCTCCTTCAATGCGGAAAACCGTACACTGGACTTCGTCCTGATGGAAGGGAACGGCGGAACGACCGCCACGCTGGGAAGCGGCCACAAGCTCACGGCCGGCTTCCTGTCCCTGCTCTACAATCTGCGTCTGGAAGCCCAGGGCAGCAACATCGTCCTCCTGGGCGACGAACGTACGGACAGTCCCTATCTTGCCGCTTCCACCACGCACAACTCCCTCGCGGGAGGCGCCCTGCTGAACGAAAGCAAATGGATCATTGCGGGAGACCAGACCTCCAACCTCTACCTGATTTCCGACTCCATTGCGAGAGACATGGAAAACGGGAATATGGCCTCAGCCACCCGCAAACTGGCCGCCGTGGCCGGCTCCACAGTCAACGCGCTGGGCACTGCCCAGCGCGACGCCCTGCGCGAACAAATGGGATGGATACGCAACCGCACCAACCAAATGGGCGTCAACCCCGCCTACATCAACGAAGACCTTCCCTACTTCCACATGTGGATGGAAGGCACGGGCTCCTACGCCCAGCTGGACACTAAAGGTGATGAAAGCGGCTACAAGCTCACCACCTGGGGAGGCACCTTCGGGGTGGACGTGGACCTCAGCGACTCCTTCACGATGGGGGCGGCCTTCACGGCCAACTACGGCGACCTGACGGCCAGCGCGGCGGACACGGCCGATGGCCACCTGGACAGCTACTACGCCAACCTCTTCGGGCGCTACCAGAGCAAGAGATGGGCCCACACGCTCATCCTGACGGGCGGGTGGAACGACGCCAAACTCAACCGGACGGTGGACTACGGAGCGGGCAGCTACAGAACGGAAGGCAGCACCAACGGCTGGGGCCTTGGAGCGATGTATGAACTCACCTACGACATCTACCTCAACGAAGACAGGAGCAGCATCCTGCAGCCCCTGTTCAACGCCTCGGTGGTGACCACGCGCATGGACGGCTACCGTGAAACGGGAGCGGGCAACGCGGGTCTGAGCGTGGACAAGCAGGAATGGACGACGGGCACGCTTGCCCTGGGCGGCCGGTGGATGGGTCTTGTAGGCAGCAACCTCTTCGGAAGGGAAGCGCTGGCGGAACTGCGTGTCAACGCGGCCCAGGACCTGGGAGACGACCGTGGAGAAACGGCAGTGGGCTTCCTGGCCAACCCCGGCTACACGCAGCAAGTGCGTGGAGCGAAAGTAGGGAGGACGGCGTTGCAGATAGGAGCGGGTCTGAGCGTGCCGGTAGGGACGCAGGGGACGATCTTTGTGAACGGCAACGCGGACATCCGAGACGGAGCCAGCTCCCTGAACGGAAGCATAGGCTACCGCTACGACTTCTAA